GATGGGCAGGAGGAGCTGATGCAGCGTGATGTGATCCGGGATGTCGGGCCGCCCCACTGCGCCGAGGAGAATGGCGTCGAATTTTCCGATCGTCGAGAGATAGTTCTCCGGGCACATTCTTCCGGTCTTGTGATAAAAATCGCTTCCCCAGGGAAACTTCGTGAAGGAAAACCGAAGGCTCCGCTCTTTTTTCTCCAGCGCGCGGAGCACGCGGACGCCCTCGTTCACAACCTCGGTGCCGATCCCGTCCCCGGGGATCAGCGCGATGCGGTGCGTCGCCATTTCATTTACTCCCTTCTAATCTTGATTCGTGAAAAAAACTCTAAAATCCCTTGGCAATCAGGTTTTCCACCGGGGCGTAATTGTCCGTCAGGATCGGCCCCTCGATGCGAGCCGAAGGGGGCGCGACGCGCCCCGCGGCGATGTCGCGGTAGCGCGGCTCGGCGGCGAGTTTTTCCATGAGACGGCGGAGCCGCCCGGGCCGACTCTCCCGGAACGCAAAGAGGAGAATATTCTGCGGCACGGTGGGGGCGTTCGGGTCGGTGCTGAACACCACGACCTGCGGAAAAACTGCTTTCATCGTCCGGTAGACCGAGGCGTAAAGCGCGGCCCCCGGCCCGGCGCGGAAGGCGATGAGGTTGAGGAAAAAGGCCCCTTGCGGCGTGAGCCGATCGCGCACCTCCTCGAAAAACTCGCGCGTCACGAGATGGGCCGGGATGTTCCGCAGCCCCCGGTAGGCGTCCCCCACGATGAAGTCGAATTTCCCCTCCGTCCGGCGGAGCGCCCGGCGGCCGTCTCCGGTCACGACGCGGAGCTTCGGGTACTTGCCCAGCCGGAAGAAGCGACGCCCCGCGGCCAGGACATCCGGGTCGATCTCGGCAATGATGATCTCCGCTCCCGGCTGCAGCAGATGGAGCACCTTGGGCATGGTGAAGGCGCCCCCGCCGAGAAAAAACGCACGGCGGATCTCCGGCAGGGCCGCCGGGCCGAGCGAGAGAAAACGGGTGTACTCGAAATGCGTCGCGCTGTCGTCCCCTACCACCATCGCACCCTCGGGCTGAAAATCGAGGAAAAGCTGCCGCACGCGCCTCGTGCCCTGGACAGTCTCCGTGATCCGGAGGGTGTGGTACATGTTTTCGCGGAAATGAAGCACATCCGGGCCCTTTCCCGGCACGTTCGGCGTTGCGGCCGCGCCGGTGAGCAGGGAGGCGCCGGCGAAATAAAAAATCCAGAGGGGAAGTTTCGTTCCCGTCTCGCCCTTCGCAAGATAAAGCCCGCCGCCGCCCACTGCGGCCAGCGCCAGGGCGGTCGCGAGAAAAATCGCGTTGAGTCCGAACAGCGGCACCAGAACGAAGCCGGTGAGAAACGTGCCCGCGATGCTCCCCACCGTGGACCAGGTGAAAAGATTTCCGGTGACGGTGCCGAGTGTCCCCTCTCCGTGGGCGGCGAGGCGGAC
The bacterium DNA segment above includes these coding regions:
- a CDS encoding fused MFS/spermidine synthase, translated to MARKSRNAPGSEPESKSKSKGVHFAGSYLYLSVFLSGGSILVLEIAAGRVMAPHFGNTLFNWTSMIGVILAALSVGYAVGGRLADKNPSLKLFYGLMIAGAGLVALVPPLRLAVLPLLESAFSLRTGPVVGGLLLFAAPSVALAALTPFAVRLAAHGEGTLGTVTGNLFTWSTVGSIAGTFLTGFVLVPLFGLNAIFLATALALAAVGGGGLYLAKGETGTKLPLWIFYFAGASLLTGAAATPNVPGKGPDVLHFRENMYHTLRITETVQGTRRVRQLFLDFQPEGAMVVGDDSATHFEYTRFLSLGPAALPEIRRAFFLGGGAFTMPKVLHLLQPGAEIIIAEIDPDVLAAGRRFFRLGKYPKLRVVTGDGRRALRRTEGKFDFIVGDAYRGLRNIPAHLVTREFFEEVRDRLTPQGAFFLNLIAFRAGPGAALYASVYRTMKAVFPQVVVFSTDPNAPTVPQNILLFAFRESRPGRLRRLMEKLAAEPRYRDIAAGRVAPPSARIEGPILTDNYAPVENLIAKGF